The Chryseobacterium sp. 52 genome includes a region encoding these proteins:
- a CDS encoding alpha-amylase family glycosyl hydrolase: protein MKKLILLAIIGLGIVSCTTQNTTHTMDLPKEWKHTTNIYEVNVRQYTQEGTFKAFEKEMPRLKKMGVRTLWFMPVTPIAQQNKKGSLGSPYAASDYTSVNPEFGTLNDFKHMVNEAHRLGFKVIIDWVANHTGWDHIWTKTHPEFYLKDADGKFHIASGMDDIIELDYKNKEMRLAMIDAMKFWVKETGIDGFRCDLASWVEVDFWEQARPEVEKVKPLFWLGEFDELESPEYGKVFDASYSWKWMHKSADYYKKNEPLQELKDLLVQYSNIGDSSMRAWFTSNHDENSWNGTEYEKYGAITKPMAVFSATWNGVPLLYSGQELPNMKRLEFFEKDVIKWTNTYQMTEFYKTLLDLKSSNPALRGGDANVSTYLLNTTANDKILAYIRKNGKDEVLVVLNMSKEPVNFTIEDQNLSGAFRNVFDRTKRDFDSGKDFAFKVSDYTVFEK from the coding sequence ATGAAGAAATTAATTCTGCTAGCAATAATTGGTCTGGGAATTGTTTCCTGTACCACTCAAAATACAACACACACTATGGATTTGCCCAAAGAATGGAAGCACACAACTAATATATACGAAGTAAACGTAAGACAATATACCCAGGAAGGAACCTTCAAAGCATTTGAAAAAGAAATGCCCCGCCTGAAAAAAATGGGCGTCAGAACCCTTTGGTTCATGCCTGTAACACCTATTGCACAGCAGAATAAAAAAGGAAGTCTCGGAAGCCCTTACGCCGCATCAGATTATACATCTGTTAATCCTGAATTCGGAACCTTGAATGATTTCAAACATATGGTGAATGAAGCCCACAGACTGGGTTTCAAAGTAATCATAGACTGGGTGGCAAATCACACCGGATGGGATCACATCTGGACAAAAACACACCCTGAATTTTATCTGAAAGATGCTGACGGAAAATTCCATATTGCTTCAGGCATGGATGATATCATTGAACTGGATTATAAAAACAAGGAAATGCGTCTTGCCATGATTGATGCCATGAAATTCTGGGTAAAAGAAACAGGGATCGACGGTTTCAGATGCGACCTTGCCTCTTGGGTGGAAGTTGATTTCTGGGAACAGGCACGTCCGGAAGTGGAAAAAGTAAAGCCACTTTTCTGGTTAGGAGAATTTGATGAACTGGAAAGCCCGGAATACGGAAAAGTATTTGATGCCAGCTATTCATGGAAATGGATGCATAAATCTGCTGATTATTACAAAAAGAATGAACCTCTTCAGGAACTTAAAGACTTACTGGTACAGTATTCCAACATAGGAGATTCCTCCATGAGAGCCTGGTTCACGTCAAATCATGATGAAAATTCATGGAACGGTACAGAATACGAAAAATACGGAGCGATTACAAAACCAATGGCCGTTTTTTCTGCCACATGGAACGGTGTTCCTCTCCTGTATTCCGGTCAGGAACTTCCGAATATGAAAAGGCTTGAATTCTTCGAAAAAGATGTCATCAAGTGGACCAATACCTACCAGATGACCGAGTTTTATAAGACTTTGCTTGATTTAAAATCATCAAATCCTGCCTTAAGAGGCGGAGATGCCAATGTCTCGACTTATCTGCTGAATACAACAGCCAATGATAAAATACTGGCTTACATTAGAAAGAACGGAAAAGATGAAGTGCTGGTGGTGCTGAATATGTCAAAAGAACCGGTAAATTTTACCATTGAAGACCAGAACCTTTCAGGAGCTTTCCGAAATGTTTTTGACAGGACAAAACGGGATTTTGACAGCGGAAAAGATTTTGCCTTCAAAGTGTCAGATTATACCGTTTTTGAAAAATAA
- a CDS encoding IS1096 element passenger TnpR family protein, giving the protein MVYKIRVILDAKEDIFRDIEVKGKQSLWNLHLGIKSAFNLQGDELSTFNMLEDDGTILKSVPLEDMSDDGDGEIMSDVYIDEAFGNVGDKAQFQYGLLDLWEFFCELVEIIDETKGVIYPITVYRFGNVPLKAPSKSGSAGGSKKRSAMPLMDDDFNFDDDFGNNSNFEDEDDDSFDDEEEENYNDDVFEDEEDNDDEK; this is encoded by the coding sequence ATGGTTTACAAGATCCGCGTAATATTAGATGCGAAAGAGGATATTTTCCGTGATATTGAAGTAAAAGGAAAACAATCACTATGGAACTTACATTTGGGAATTAAAAGTGCGTTCAATCTTCAGGGAGACGAACTATCCACTTTTAATATGTTGGAAGATGACGGGACAATACTTAAAAGTGTTCCCCTGGAAGATATGAGTGACGATGGTGACGGCGAGATTATGTCAGATGTGTACATTGATGAGGCTTTCGGAAATGTGGGTGATAAAGCCCAGTTTCAGTACGGGCTTCTTGATCTTTGGGAATTCTTCTGCGAGCTTGTAGAGATCATCGATGAAACGAAAGGAGTGATTTATCCTATTACAGTATACCGATTTGGAAACGTTCCGTTGAAAGCACCAAGCAAAAGCGGAAGTGCCGGAGGATCTAAAAAGAGATCGGCAATGCCATTGATGGATGACGATTTCAATTTTGATGACGACTTTGGAAACAACAGTAATTTTGAAGATGAGGATGACGACAGTTTCGATGACGAAGAAGAAGAAAACTACAACGACGATGTTTTCGAAGACGAAGAAGATAACGACGATGAGAAATAA
- a CDS encoding sensor histidine kinase, which translates to MKFYRLTLVASCLLTLVMFLLVIIFDSLKDIYYQTPFFKIGLFICLILIFMINYVVLELLFNYYGKKQVRGLSQMLPQEIVNDNNENITIKELGERFSDLNQQQVTEIDMMKEMESYRKEYIGNVSHELKTPLFSIQGYVETLRDGGVENLTIRDKYLERIDKSVERLIAIVTDLDMINRLEAGEISITSSKFDVNLLIKEIFDLLEFEAEKHNTTLQIQTLHPQIFVDGDKQKISQVFINLISNAIHYANRQEAKVVVKTSVLKNKVLIEVIDNGMGIKAEILPRIFERFYRVETSRSRREGGSGLGLAIVKHILEAHNENITVESVYLEGTKFSFMLEKSK; encoded by the coding sequence TTGAAATTTTACAGACTTACACTCGTCGCCTCGTGTCTTCTGACACTGGTGATGTTTCTTTTAGTGATCATCTTTGATTCACTGAAGGACATCTATTACCAGACCCCTTTCTTTAAAATTGGCCTTTTTATCTGCCTGATCCTCATTTTTATGATCAACTATGTAGTTCTGGAGCTTCTCTTCAACTACTATGGGAAAAAGCAGGTGCGTGGACTTTCACAAATGCTTCCGCAGGAAATTGTCAATGACAACAACGAAAACATTACCATTAAAGAACTGGGGGAGAGATTCTCGGATCTCAATCAACAGCAGGTAACGGAGATCGACATGATGAAGGAAATGGAAAGCTACCGTAAAGAATACATCGGAAACGTTTCCCATGAACTTAAAACCCCTTTGTTTTCCATTCAGGGATATGTGGAAACCCTTAGAGACGGCGGGGTAGAGAATCTTACGATCCGTGATAAATACCTGGAAAGAATCGATAAATCGGTAGAAAGACTGATTGCCATCGTGACGGATCTTGATATGATCAACAGGCTTGAAGCAGGAGAAATCAGTATTACTTCCTCAAAATTTGATGTTAATCTTCTGATTAAAGAAATTTTTGACCTGCTTGAATTTGAAGCAGAAAAACATAATACCACACTGCAGATTCAGACCCTTCATCCGCAAATCTTTGTAGATGGTGACAAACAGAAGATTTCACAGGTTTTTATTAATTTAATTTCAAATGCCATCCATTATGCCAACAGACAGGAAGCAAAAGTGGTGGTAAAAACCAGTGTTCTTAAAAATAAAGTGCTGATTGAAGTCATTGATAACGGAATGGGAATTAAAGCTGAAATTCTTCCAAGAATCTTTGAAAGGTTCTATCGTGTGGAAACCAGCAGAAGCAGAAGGGAAGGGGGTTCAGGCCTTGGTCTTGCTATCGTAAAGCATATTCTTGAAGCCCATAATGAAAATATTACCGTAGAGAGTGTCTATCTTGAAGGAACGAAGTTCAGTTTTATGCTTGAAAAAAGTAAATAA
- a CDS encoding response regulator transcription factor has product MNQKKILLIDDELDILEILSYNLEKEGYDIYTATNGNEGIEKAKEIIPDLILLDVMMPEKDGIETCQELRKVKELHKTLIVFLSARSEEFSQLAGFQAGANDYIVKLIKPKILTSKVNALLQLTSQVSDNAKLIEIGDLVIDKDNFRVSKSGQQFLLPKKEFDLLYLLASNTEKVFKREEILEKVWGNDVIVGERTIDVHIRRLREKLGINTIQTLKGIGYKLIV; this is encoded by the coding sequence ATGAACCAAAAGAAAATACTCTTAATAGACGACGAACTGGATATTTTAGAGATTCTGTCTTACAATCTGGAAAAAGAAGGCTATGACATCTATACAGCCACAAACGGTAACGAAGGGATAGAGAAAGCCAAAGAGATCATCCCTGATCTTATTCTATTAGATGTCATGATGCCGGAAAAAGACGGTATCGAAACCTGTCAGGAACTTCGTAAAGTAAAGGAACTTCACAAGACACTGATTGTTTTCCTTTCTGCAAGAAGTGAAGAGTTTTCTCAGTTGGCAGGATTCCAGGCAGGAGCTAATGATTATATCGTAAAGCTGATCAAGCCGAAGATCCTTACTTCTAAAGTGAATGCTTTATTACAATTGACTTCTCAGGTTTCAGATAATGCCAAATTAATAGAGATTGGTGATCTTGTGATCGACAAAGACAATTTCAGAGTGTCCAAAAGCGGACAGCAGTTTCTTCTTCCTAAGAAAGAATTTGATTTGCTTTATCTTTTGGCTTCAAATACAGAAAAAGTATTCAAAAGAGAAGAAATTCTGGAAAAAGTATGGGGCAATGATGTGATCGTAGGAGAAAGAACCATTGACGTACACATCAGAAGATTAAGAGAAAAACTGGGAATTAATACCATCCAGACATTAAAAGGAATCGGTTATAAGCTTATCGTTTAA
- a CDS encoding TonB-dependent receptor plug domain-containing protein, translating to MKINKLSIAVLFLSGSVFYAQETKQDTIIKEKKIDGVVIQGSSNKKTETAVLGEQKKAVIQKQAVSAEEISRKGISNVEQGLTKVTGITTVEGRGLFVRGLEERYNYLLINGLGSPSNNPFQKIIALKQFPTDVVGKLNIYKTFNSNLYGDFAGATFDIETLTIDKPFTKIEFSVGVNTLSTFRNNFKIAEGADGMNGYLGLNSRDRRLPDEIRNSRPDNYKFTADQSLNSFKDSWNVDNVKSMPNTSLGFTTAQKVKMGETGNLGILFSLNQGSKFEYKDGGNSQFKGQGQNSFIENMNYLNRKQYNYEIESSVLLGLGYKNKGTNINLNAIYLQNVNNIIEDNYGYKDGQVLNKTTFFRTNQLDVSRFLDLQLTASQKINERHQVKAGASYVINNYQQPDRKILEGNRIDPTTGATLSDGNIAMRYGGNNIIRQYLDVDSRFYGSAFAEYQLSLGEKGDRKDFPIQIAVGYNGFSDFRKTSYRFIFGRTATSSAPFVINIDNPQDTFNASLRNGDLYYQEGSDVSQFYSSFYQIINGGYANINLKPSDSWDILLGARYENDMTLIRYSEQSADNKINLDKNKDFFLPSLSVKKSLNNKNNLRFSFSKTVTRPILIETMPITYINPDNVNIVGNPAIKNSENYNFDLKWEYFPTNKEMFAVNLFAKRIDNAIERSLVASGNATGSTITFFNAKKADLFGIELEGILSLGRISESLRSFTLGANATIMHSDVERSQDQLNMERPDWFALTGETLRKRGLQGASPYTINADLKYELKNRNNLSHTFSLVYNVSGSKIYATGGSGTDNYYEKPFNQVDFVYQGQLTKNWNVKFAVQNILDSKYKILIGDKNYLPVNFEQGDNTLTNYYRGTTFNLTVGYTF from the coding sequence ATGAAAATTAATAAACTTAGCATTGCGGTCTTATTTTTATCCGGATCTGTGTTTTACGCTCAAGAAACGAAGCAGGACACAATCATTAAGGAGAAAAAAATTGATGGCGTAGTAATCCAGGGAAGCAGCAACAAGAAAACTGAAACTGCCGTATTAGGAGAACAAAAAAAAGCGGTTATTCAAAAGCAGGCTGTAAGTGCTGAAGAGATTTCCAGAAAAGGGATCTCCAACGTAGAACAGGGACTTACGAAAGTAACGGGAATTACTACAGTAGAAGGAAGAGGACTTTTCGTAAGAGGTCTTGAAGAACGATACAATTATTTATTGATCAACGGTCTTGGTTCTCCTTCGAACAACCCATTCCAAAAGATTATTGCCCTAAAACAATTCCCAACGGATGTAGTAGGTAAATTAAATATCTACAAAACCTTCAACTCTAACCTTTACGGAGATTTTGCAGGAGCTACTTTTGATATTGAGACGCTTACAATCGACAAGCCATTTACTAAAATAGAATTCAGTGTAGGTGTCAATACTTTAAGTACATTCAGAAATAACTTCAAAATAGCCGAGGGAGCAGATGGAATGAATGGTTATTTAGGTTTGAATTCCAGAGACAGAAGACTACCTGATGAAATTAGAAATTCAAGACCAGATAATTATAAATTCACTGCAGATCAATCTTTAAATTCATTCAAAGACTCCTGGAATGTAGACAATGTAAAATCAATGCCAAATACGAGTCTTGGATTTACAACTGCACAGAAAGTAAAAATGGGCGAAACAGGGAATTTAGGGATTTTATTCTCTTTAAACCAGGGAAGCAAATTTGAATACAAGGATGGTGGCAATAGCCAGTTTAAAGGACAGGGGCAGAACTCATTCATCGAAAACATGAACTATCTCAACCGTAAGCAATACAATTACGAGATAGAATCTTCTGTTTTACTAGGTTTAGGATATAAAAATAAAGGAACAAATATTAACCTAAATGCTATTTATTTACAGAATGTCAATAATATCATAGAAGATAACTATGGCTACAAAGACGGGCAGGTTCTTAATAAGACAACTTTCTTTAGAACAAACCAGTTAGATGTTTCAAGATTTTTAGATTTGCAGTTAACTGCTTCTCAGAAAATAAATGAAAGACATCAGGTAAAAGCCGGAGCCAGCTATGTTATCAATAATTATCAGCAACCTGACAGAAAAATCCTAGAAGGTAACCGTATTGATCCTACTACCGGTGCTACTCTTTCAGATGGAAATATTGCCATGCGTTATGGAGGAAATAACATTATCCGTCAATATCTGGACGTAGACTCCAGATTCTATGGTTCGGCTTTTGCAGAATATCAATTATCTTTAGGAGAAAAGGGAGATAGAAAAGACTTTCCTATTCAGATTGCTGTAGGTTATAATGGTTTTTCAGATTTTAGAAAAACTTCTTACCGATTTATCTTCGGACGTACAGCTACCTCATCAGCCCCATTTGTTATTAATATCGATAATCCTCAGGATACATTTAATGCTTCACTTAGAAACGGAGATCTATATTATCAGGAAGGTTCTGATGTTTCACAGTTCTACTCTAGTTTCTATCAAATTATTAATGGAGGTTATGCCAACATTAATTTGAAACCTAGTGATTCCTGGGATATCTTATTGGGAGCGAGATATGAAAATGACATGACTCTGATTCGTTATTCTGAGCAGAGTGCAGACAATAAAATCAATCTGGATAAAAACAAAGATTTCTTCTTACCGTCATTATCCGTAAAAAAATCGCTTAATAATAAAAATAATTTAAGATTCTCTTTCAGTAAGACCGTTACACGTCCTATCCTAATTGAGACCATGCCTATTACCTATATCAATCCTGATAACGTAAACATTGTTGGTAACCCGGCAATTAAAAACAGTGAAAACTACAACTTCGATTTGAAATGGGAATATTTCCCTACCAACAAGGAGATGTTTGCCGTAAACCTATTTGCAAAAAGAATCGATAACGCTATTGAACGTTCATTAGTAGCTTCAGGAAATGCAACCGGTTCAACCATCACTTTCTTCAATGCAAAAAAAGCAGATTTATTCGGAATAGAATTGGAAGGAATCCTGAGTTTGGGTAGAATATCAGAATCCTTAAGAAGCTTTACTTTAGGAGCCAATGCCACTATTATGCATTCAGACGTAGAAAGAAGCCAGGATCAGTTAAATATGGAAAGACCTGACTGGTTTGCGCTTACAGGAGAAACATTACGTAAGAGAGGTTTACAGGGAGCTTCTCCTTATACCATCAATGCGGATTTAAAATATGAATTGAAAAACCGCAACAATTTATCCCACACATTCTCTCTGGTTTATAATGTATCAGGAAGTAAAATCTATGCAACAGGAGGTTCAGGTACTGATAATTATTATGAAAAACCATTCAACCAGGTAGATTTTGTATACCAGGGACAATTAACCAAAAACTGGAATGTAAAATTTGCAGTACAGAATATTTTAGACAGCAAATATAAAATCTTAATCGGTGACAAAAATTATCTTCCGGTTAATTTTGAACAAGGCGATAATACGCTTACCAACTACTACAGAGGGACTACATTCAATCTTACTGTAGGATATACATTCTAA
- a CDS encoding amidohydrolase — MQFPYQLTAKGKYTLKNVRLETGFEYEDGEVIRTRTELFSIEIEEGKIKAVKVNDPASDAVDAKGFLMLPAFRDMHIHLDKTWYGLPWQALSPKRRTVKDMIAYEQEIIPELLKTSVERAEQLISLLQHYGTHFVRTHFNIDPTSGLQSLENLEQALEHKKESFKAELVAFPQHGLYYTDTVPLMKEAAQLKSVGFIGGLDPLSIDGNIEKVLDFTVQLALDHDKGIDIHLHEAGESGMKTINYLIDKTIENPKLQGKTFVSHAFALGHLSPKETERIAERLAEGKVGIASSVPFRGTVMPIPVLRKYGVNVLIGNDNVQDYWSTFGSGNMLQKANLIAELYGYETELELSGTLQYATQSILPLDEKGKQQWPKPGDDASIVLVDASCSAEAVSRISKIEALMNDGHLFRRN, encoded by the coding sequence ATGCAGTTTCCCTATCAGTTAACAGCAAAAGGAAAATATACGCTGAAAAATGTCCGTCTTGAAACGGGGTTTGAATATGAAGATGGTGAGGTAATCCGTACCAGGACGGAACTTTTCAGTATTGAAATAGAAGAGGGTAAAATCAAAGCGGTAAAAGTGAATGATCCTGCTTCTGATGCTGTAGATGCCAAAGGGTTTCTGATGCTTCCTGCATTCAGGGATATGCATATTCATCTGGATAAAACATGGTACGGACTTCCATGGCAGGCTCTTTCTCCGAAAAGAAGAACCGTAAAGGATATGATCGCCTATGAACAGGAAATCATTCCTGAACTGTTGAAAACATCTGTGGAAAGGGCAGAGCAGTTAATCAGTCTGTTGCAGCATTACGGGACTCATTTTGTGAGAACTCATTTCAATATTGATCCTACTTCAGGTTTACAATCACTGGAGAATCTGGAACAGGCATTAGAACATAAAAAAGAGTCTTTTAAAGCTGAGCTTGTTGCTTTTCCACAACATGGTTTGTATTATACAGATACTGTTCCTTTGATGAAAGAAGCGGCACAATTGAAAAGTGTCGGCTTTATCGGAGGACTTGATCCGTTAAGTATTGACGGAAATATTGAAAAAGTACTCGATTTTACGGTACAGCTGGCTTTAGATCATGATAAAGGAATAGATATCCATCTGCATGAAGCGGGAGAGTCCGGAATGAAAACAATCAATTATCTGATTGATAAAACAATTGAAAATCCAAAGTTGCAGGGAAAAACATTTGTGAGCCATGCTTTTGCTCTGGGACATCTATCACCGAAAGAAACGGAACGGATTGCTGAGAGACTGGCTGAAGGAAAAGTGGGAATTGCGTCTTCTGTACCTTTCCGGGGAACGGTAATGCCTATTCCTGTATTAAGAAAGTATGGTGTGAATGTTCTGATCGGAAATGATAATGTACAGGATTACTGGAGTACTTTCGGATCGGGAAATATGCTTCAGAAAGCCAACCTGATTGCAGAATTGTATGGATATGAAACTGAACTGGAGCTGTCAGGAACACTTCAGTACGCGACTCAGAGTATTCTTCCGTTAGACGAAAAAGGGAAACAACAGTGGCCCAAGCCGGGCGACGATGCATCTATTGTGCTGGTTGACGCCTCATGTTCTGCAGAAGCTGTTTCCAGAATATCCAAAATAGAAGCCCTGATGAATGACGGGCATCTGTTCAGGAGAAATTAA
- a CDS encoding helix-turn-helix domain-containing protein — protein sequence MSNHTDHFPVLGIQEFSENQLHRCNLLFNELHGERSIDEPHKHDFFIINLFENGKGNHTIDFTEYKVENCQIHLVFPDQVHQWVIEKETIGYQLMISRDWFESFLPSLRFSASYYQNHPVINLSCTIFETFLYEFKAIQKELAEEKISWEVIQKRSELIGILVSKSVEGAFKDFEIYHSNPIISKFLHFIDEHFRTERSVSFYADKLNISANYLNIVCKKNLNTSASSLIQDRILLEAKRLLKVSEMSVKDIVYDLGFYDHASFSKFFKAQTGMTPSQFK from the coding sequence GTGAGTAATCATACAGATCATTTTCCTGTGTTAGGTATTCAGGAGTTTAGCGAAAACCAGCTTCATCGCTGTAATTTGCTGTTCAATGAACTGCATGGGGAGCGTTCTATTGATGAACCTCACAAACACGATTTCTTTATCATTAATCTCTTTGAAAACGGGAAAGGGAACCATACCATTGATTTTACGGAATACAAGGTAGAAAACTGCCAGATTCATCTTGTTTTTCCTGATCAGGTGCATCAGTGGGTGATTGAAAAGGAGACGATAGGATATCAGCTGATGATCAGCAGGGATTGGTTTGAAAGTTTTCTGCCTTCACTGAGGTTTTCAGCGTCTTATTATCAGAATCATCCTGTTATTAATCTTTCCTGTACTATTTTTGAAACTTTCTTATATGAATTTAAGGCCATCCAAAAAGAATTAGCTGAAGAAAAAATATCCTGGGAAGTTATTCAGAAACGAAGCGAACTGATTGGAATATTGGTCAGTAAATCAGTGGAAGGCGCTTTTAAAGATTTTGAAATATATCATTCCAATCCTATTATTTCTAAATTCCTGCATTTTATTGACGAACATTTCAGGACAGAAAGATCGGTCTCTTTCTATGCGGATAAGCTTAATATTTCTGCCAATTATTTAAATATCGTGTGCAAAAAAAATCTGAATACCTCGGCTTCATCACTTATACAGGACCGTATTCTGCTGGAAGCGAAACGTCTTTTAAAAGTATCTGAAATGTCTGTAAAAGATATTGTTTATGATCTTGGTTTTTATGATCATGCCAGCTTTTCCAAGTTTTTCAAAGCACAGACAGGAATGACTCCTTCACAGTTCAAATAA
- a CDS encoding amidohydrolase: MKTSDNTLSRKDFIRNSALAAAGLTLIPSIMAASPFFDEQNIFGKGKLNLKNVRLETGFEYEEGEVVATKTNLFYIEIENGKIINISPNQPNAKAVDAKGMLMLPAFKDMHIHLDKTFYGDQWQAVRKRTGGVKGMIALEQKMLPEMLKNSTFKAEKMIELLQSKGTSFARSHVNIEPTSKLESLKNLQKALDNKKKSFGAELVAFPQHGVFYTDSVPYLKEAAQMDIDFIGGVDPFTIDGSIEKTIDFTVQLALDHKKGIDIHLHESGESGLNTVEYLIKKVNENPSLKGKTYLSHCFVLGKLDKAKQEEMAEKLGHSQIGIVSTIPFGGLIMPIPILYKHNVTVLTGNDSIVDHWNTFGSGSVLQKANLMAQLYGYSTEFLLSRSLKLATANILPLDEKGNQQWPKTGDHADFVLINASCSAEAVSRISEVESLVHQGNIVY, translated from the coding sequence ATGAAGACCTCTGACAATACCTTATCCCGTAAAGATTTTATAAGAAATTCAGCGCTGGCAGCAGCCGGGCTTACTTTAATCCCCAGTATCATGGCAGCATCCCCCTTTTTTGATGAACAGAATATTTTTGGAAAAGGAAAATTGAACCTTAAAAATGTCCGTCTGGAAACTGGTTTTGAGTATGAAGAAGGAGAAGTGGTTGCTACTAAAACCAATTTGTTTTATATAGAAATTGAAAACGGAAAGATTATCAATATCAGTCCGAATCAGCCTAATGCAAAAGCTGTTGATGCCAAAGGAATGCTGATGCTTCCTGCGTTTAAGGATATGCATATTCATCTGGATAAAACATTTTACGGAGACCAATGGCAGGCGGTAAGAAAAAGAACAGGCGGCGTCAAAGGAATGATCGCTCTGGAGCAGAAAATGCTTCCTGAAATGCTGAAAAATTCAACATTTAAAGCAGAAAAGATGATTGAGTTGCTACAGTCAAAAGGAACATCTTTTGCGAGAAGTCACGTCAATATTGAACCGACTTCGAAGTTAGAGTCCTTAAAAAATCTTCAAAAGGCTTTAGACAATAAAAAGAAAAGTTTCGGTGCTGAGCTGGTTGCGTTTCCCCAGCATGGCGTGTTTTATACCGATTCGGTTCCTTATCTGAAAGAAGCGGCTCAGATGGACATTGATTTTATCGGTGGAGTAGATCCTTTTACCATTGACGGGTCCATTGAAAAAACGATTGACTTTACGGTTCAGTTAGCTTTAGATCATAAAAAAGGAATTGACATTCACCTTCATGAAAGTGGTGAATCCGGATTGAATACAGTGGAATACCTGATTAAAAAAGTGAATGAAAATCCATCATTAAAAGGGAAAACCTATCTCAGTCATTGTTTTGTATTAGGAAAACTGGATAAAGCGAAACAGGAAGAAATGGCTGAAAAACTGGGGCATTCACAAATCGGAATTGTCTCTACGATTCCTTTTGGAGGGCTGATCATGCCGATACCCATTTTGTATAAACATAATGTAACTGTACTGACGGGAAATGACAGTATTGTAGACCACTGGAATACTTTCGGGTCGGGAAGTGTGCTTCAGAAAGCGAATCTGATGGCACAATTATATGGGTATTCTACAGAATTTTTACTGTCAAGAAGCCTGAAACTGGCAACAGCCAATATTCTGCCTCTGGATGAGAAAGGAAACCAACAGTGGCCTAAAACAGGAGATCATGCTGATTTCGTATTGATAAATGCAAGCTGTTCTGCAGAAGCTGTGTCCAGAATTTCAGAGGTAGAATCTCTGGTTCATCAGGGAAATATTGTTTATTAA